The proteins below are encoded in one region of Gopherus evgoodei ecotype Sinaloan lineage unplaced genomic scaffold, rGopEvg1_v1.p scaffold_38_arrow_ctg1, whole genome shotgun sequence:
- the NUBP2 gene encoding cytosolic Fe-S cluster assembly factor NUBP2 isoform X1 — protein MEAVGERGNLAGVGHILLVLSGKGGVGKSTISTELALALRHVGKKVGILDVDLCGPSIPQMLKVQGKGVHQCDSGWVPVFVDQDKSISLMSIGFLLEKPDDAVVWRGPKKNALIKQFISDVTWGDLDFLIVDTPPGTSDEHISTVESLRPYKPLGAVLVTTPQAVSVGDVRRELTFCKKTGLQVIGIVENMSGFVCPHCLECTNLFSKGGGEELARHAGVPFLGCVPLDPQLTQSLEEGRDFIQEFPKSSAFPALAHIAQQILDRTSPQGS, from the exons ATGGAGGCTGTGGGGG AGAGAGGTAACCTGGCTGGAGTTGGACACATCCTTCTAGTGCTCTCAGGAAAAGGAGGCGTGGGAAAAAGCACCATCTCCACCGAGCTGGCTTTGGCTTTACGGCATGTTGGGAAGAAG GTGGGAATCCTGGATGTGGACCTTTGTGGCCCCAGCATCCCTCAAATGCTCAAAGTCCAGGGCAAAGGCGTGCACCAGTGTGACAGTGGCTGGGTGCCTGTCTTCGTCGACCAGGACAAAAGCATCTCTCTCATGTCGATTGGCTTCTTGCTGGAGAAGCCAGATGATGCTGTGGTTTGGAGAGGACCCAAGAAAAATG CTTTGATAAAGCAATTTATCTCCGACGTGACCTGGGGAGATCTCGACTTCCTCATTGTGGATACGCCTCCAGGGACCTCGGATGAGCACATCTCTACGGTAGAATCCCTTCGCCCATATAAGCCTCTTGGGGCAGTCCTGGTCACGACGCCACAG GCGGTTTCTGTAGGGGATGTCAGGCGAGAGCTGACGTTCTGTAAGAAGACAGGATTGCAAGTGATCGGGATTGTAGAGAACATGAGTGGTTTCGTCTGCCCGCACTGTTTG GAATGCACAAACCTCTTTTCCAAAGGGGGTGGTGAAGAGCTGGCCAGGCATGCTGGAGTCCCATTCCTAG GGTGTGTTCCCCTTGATCCCCAGCTCACTCAGAGCTTGGAGGAAGGCAGAGATTTCATCCAGGAGTTTCCCAAGAGCTCTGCCTTCCCTGCCCTTGCTCACATCGCCCAGCAGATCTTGGACAGGACATCCCCTCAGGGCTCCTGA
- the NUBP2 gene encoding cytosolic Fe-S cluster assembly factor NUBP2 isoform X2 — protein sequence MEAVGERGNLAGVGHILLVLSGKGGVGKSTISTELALALRHVGKKVGILDVDLCGPSIPQMLKVQGKGVHQCDSGWVPVFVDQDKSISLMSIGFLLEKPDDAVVWRGPKKNALIKQFISDVTWGDLDFLIVDTPPGTSDEHISTVESLRPYKPLGAVLVTTPQECTNLFSKGGGEELARHAGVPFLGCVPLDPQLTQSLEEGRDFIQEFPKSSAFPALAHIAQQILDRTSPQGS from the exons ATGGAGGCTGTGGGGG AGAGAGGTAACCTGGCTGGAGTTGGACACATCCTTCTAGTGCTCTCAGGAAAAGGAGGCGTGGGAAAAAGCACCATCTCCACCGAGCTGGCTTTGGCTTTACGGCATGTTGGGAAGAAG GTGGGAATCCTGGATGTGGACCTTTGTGGCCCCAGCATCCCTCAAATGCTCAAAGTCCAGGGCAAAGGCGTGCACCAGTGTGACAGTGGCTGGGTGCCTGTCTTCGTCGACCAGGACAAAAGCATCTCTCTCATGTCGATTGGCTTCTTGCTGGAGAAGCCAGATGATGCTGTGGTTTGGAGAGGACCCAAGAAAAATG CTTTGATAAAGCAATTTATCTCCGACGTGACCTGGGGAGATCTCGACTTCCTCATTGTGGATACGCCTCCAGGGACCTCGGATGAGCACATCTCTACGGTAGAATCCCTTCGCCCATATAAGCCTCTTGGGGCAGTCCTGGTCACGACGCCACAG GAATGCACAAACCTCTTTTCCAAAGGGGGTGGTGAAGAGCTGGCCAGGCATGCTGGAGTCCCATTCCTAG GGTGTGTTCCCCTTGATCCCCAGCTCACTCAGAGCTTGGAGGAAGGCAGAGATTTCATCCAGGAGTTTCCCAAGAGCTCTGCCTTCCCTGCCCTTGCTCACATCGCCCAGCAGATCTTGGACAGGACATCCCCTCAGGGCTCCTGA